One window of Candidatus Sulfotelmatobacter sp. genomic DNA carries:
- a CDS encoding glycosyltransferase: MVTTRAVGPLRGGSGRRMASLCVALAEQGIDVTVVALGASGTGTRWTRLAHGVRQVVVARSDEHAATDARVAAELGRPCEELVAVDALSLTPRFGAVLRDALRAADVAIVNGPALVESVAASWDGPFVYDAAGASSSDRTTYGRALHALELRGVRRAGLVLAASADEADVLAAHGVVARDAIVVVPILVDPAGFRSVERAPRRLKRQSYARGPVALFYADADAGADVGAAAERLAFAAAALPAVQLIVGGEAARSLAGRGVPAGVTLVDGDDEESYRWMLSTVDVALCPLAGETGTVLDAVAGGAAVVVAPAVLDTLGALRASVEVAAPDGWPAAIERVLAAPDAELEARVHASQRALASVHGRGPIVGALAGCLRELVAVAGPGSRAAVPRVVVAAGADSGRAIARYGARQDALDVVVCSRTDAVQEADELVVSDVLVRRVPPTSVETARGAAGSDVPWLNPAFTDALAHASLGAVLAVSVGPFAHRALRATWPGPLVYDAPQVAYLAALATAAPAASLQRVAESERACARDAAAVLCACEEDAQLLVALYDLDPARVTVVPPGLAGAPPYASRAQREAAKAGSTLAGRTVAVCVLATPGDASALAPLGRIAAQTPHVLFVVVGAAAPAARTALGAELPGNVQFAGNDAATLATVFAIADLAVHPSAAPSGISYAIADYVGAGLPLLCTPRAARGWAIADRLEAEIAEPDELPERLRRVLAEPLEAELGAERLRARLARRAGPLDARAVHGLIGERAMGLVSA; encoded by the coding sequence GTGGTAACGACCCGAGCGGTTGGTCCGCTGCGTGGGGGCTCCGGCCGCCGCATGGCCTCGCTGTGCGTCGCGTTAGCGGAGCAGGGGATCGACGTCACCGTCGTCGCGCTGGGCGCGAGCGGCACCGGGACGCGCTGGACCCGCCTCGCGCACGGCGTTCGACAGGTCGTGGTCGCGCGCAGCGACGAGCACGCCGCCACCGACGCGCGGGTCGCGGCGGAACTCGGCCGCCCGTGCGAGGAGCTGGTCGCCGTCGACGCGCTGAGCCTGACGCCGCGCTTCGGTGCGGTGCTGCGCGACGCGCTCCGCGCCGCCGACGTCGCGATCGTCAACGGCCCCGCGCTCGTCGAGTCGGTCGCGGCGTCGTGGGACGGTCCGTTCGTCTACGATGCGGCGGGCGCATCGTCGAGCGATCGAACGACCTACGGGCGAGCGCTGCACGCGCTCGAGCTGCGCGGCGTGCGGCGCGCCGGGCTCGTGCTCGCCGCGTCGGCGGACGAGGCGGATGTGCTCGCGGCGCACGGTGTGGTCGCGCGCGACGCGATCGTGGTCGTTCCGATACTGGTCGACCCGGCGGGATTTCGCAGCGTCGAGCGCGCCCCGCGCCGGCTGAAGCGACAGTCCTACGCCCGCGGACCCGTCGCGCTGTTCTACGCCGACGCCGACGCCGGCGCCGACGTCGGGGCGGCAGCCGAACGGCTCGCGTTCGCGGCCGCTGCACTCCCCGCGGTGCAGCTCATCGTCGGCGGTGAGGCGGCGCGCTCGTTGGCCGGCAGGGGCGTTCCGGCCGGCGTCACGCTGGTCGACGGCGACGACGAGGAGAGCTACCGTTGGATGCTCTCGACCGTCGACGTCGCGCTCTGCCCGCTGGCCGGAGAGACCGGAACCGTGCTCGACGCGGTCGCCGGCGGCGCAGCCGTGGTGGTCGCGCCGGCCGTGCTCGATACGCTCGGCGCGCTGCGCGCGAGCGTCGAGGTCGCGGCGCCCGACGGCTGGCCGGCCGCGATCGAGCGCGTCCTGGCGGCGCCGGACGCCGAGCTCGAAGCGCGCGTGCACGCATCGCAGCGCGCGCTCGCGAGCGTGCACGGGCGCGGGCCGATCGTCGGCGCCCTCGCCGGCTGTCTGCGCGAGCTGGTGGCCGTCGCCGGTCCAGGCTCGCGCGCGGCCGTGCCCCGCGTCGTGGTGGCGGCCGGCGCCGACTCCGGGCGCGCGATCGCACGCTACGGGGCACGGCAGGACGCGCTCGACGTCGTCGTGTGCAGCCGCACCGACGCGGTCCAAGAGGCCGACGAGCTCGTGGTGTCCGACGTCCTGGTGCGACGGGTGCCGCCGACGAGCGTCGAAACGGCGCGCGGTGCGGCGGGGTCGGATGTGCCGTGGCTCAACCCGGCGTTCACCGACGCGCTGGCGCACGCCTCGCTCGGTGCGGTGCTCGCGGTCAGCGTCGGCCCGTTCGCCCATCGCGCGCTGCGCGCGACCTGGCCTGGCCCGTTGGTCTACGACGCGCCGCAGGTGGCGTATCTCGCCGCGCTCGCGACGGCCGCGCCGGCGGCGTCGCTGCAGCGGGTGGCCGAGTCGGAGCGCGCGTGCGCGCGCGACGCCGCCGCGGTGCTGTGCGCGTGCGAGGAGGATGCGCAGCTGCTGGTCGCGCTCTACGATCTCGATCCCGCCCGCGTGACCGTGGTGCCGCCCGGCCTGGCGGGCGCGCCGCCGTATGCCTCCCGGGCGCAGCGCGAGGCCGCGAAGGCCGGTTCGACGTTAGCGGGCCGGACCGTCGCGGTGTGCGTGCTCGCCACGCCGGGCGACGCGTCGGCGCTGGCGCCGCTCGGCCGAATCGCGGCGCAGACGCCGCACGTCTTGTTCGTCGTCGTCGGGGCCGCGGCGCCGGCGGCGCGCACCGCGCTCGGCGCGGAGCTGCCCGGCAACGTGCAGTTCGCCGGCAACGACGCCGCCACGCTCGCGACCGTGTTCGCGATCGCCGACCTGGCCGTCCATCCGTCCGCCGCGCCGAGCGGTATCTCGTACGCGATCGCCGATTACGTCGGGGCGGGTCTGCCGCTGCTGTGCACGCCGCGCGCGGCGCGCGGTTGGGCAATCGCCGATCGCCTCGAGGCCGAGATCGCGGAGCCGGACGAACTGCCCGAGCGCCTGCGCCGCGTACTGGCCGAGCCGCTCGAAGCGGAGCTCGGGGCGGAGCGCTTGCGCGCGCGCTTGGCGCGGCGCGCGGGGCCGCTGGACGCGCGGGCCGTGCACGGACTGATCGGCGAACGCGCGATGGGGCTGGTGTCGGCGTGA
- a CDS encoding glycosyltransferase, which yields MNRLDLRFRLRDGPPRLRTLAAARLRSLGLSPAEAAADEPEVLATIDPRAILDVDDLRAAAAAAVAGRRTIEHAAYDVDRSAHGIAVTLAPRASEGVVHDGVPLGVWMPGPDPLQLPAGPAQATIYGIFDEATGYAAVGRNLVFGLAAHGMAVAAKAVWWPEARNAGLPPGEHAMLAHAAALPADRAGPSVLLRPAGDASGSPSFSEFAATRLSGLTCAYTMFECDDVPGLWVRTLRELDQVWVPSTFNLETFAQAGVPAEKLRLIPIGIDTPLFAPDGPQLELPNRRRTAFLSVFDWNERKGPDVLLRAWARAFGPDDDVVLYLRTGRSTVGAHGGPLDEVRGLGLDPARMAPVEIITAPLPVDAYAALFRSVDAFVLTSRGEAFCIPLLEAMASGLPAIGTGYGGSADFLDEDTGYPIPARLVPVARSLADRIPYYAGQRWSDPSVDATAQAMRRIVDDPHDAQARAAAGFARAHAAFDRRATARFAQRALREAPPARTVRTAGRTLLAGPALADASAGRATRGLFAALEATGAMPRLLTVGAPGVELDPVQARHLRRGARLAPHPNEALITVDHVRPGARAVFVSSVPDDVRALAGAERIWTDDPAVARALHAAGIPPARITHVRLPVDVTAWTPDAHGAIPPQRTVYVAPEPDRIAALSAFARLVQPDEDVVLFLAPAADRPLVPALLDAELDRAMRDAGVARWNPRVMALPSPPHARESVAALAGATLAIAADPAWRDHELARACGVPVLGLDELERARLLLADAGARDLAGIQTRRAAVAQARSDAAALRAAFDAIALLAPVERAVRPIRIAAVFSPEVAEPARVMAELCARAMHEIVGVEGDLRGIDYVVRVERAVETVDGWDEALINALEAHGVNVAESFDWDAIAPNFPDTSFEQLRESALLARNCEAGARVARASGALQLVRAVDATAVGPAWRAVAGAVRPLAAQRGGLIRNA from the coding sequence ATGAACCGGCTCGACCTGCGCTTTCGGCTGCGCGACGGACCGCCGCGGTTGCGCACGCTGGCGGCGGCGCGGTTGCGTTCGCTCGGTCTTTCGCCTGCCGAGGCGGCCGCGGACGAGCCCGAGGTGCTCGCGACCATCGACCCGCGCGCGATCCTCGACGTCGACGACCTGCGCGCGGCGGCGGCCGCGGCGGTGGCCGGCCGCCGCACGATCGAGCACGCGGCGTACGACGTCGATCGGTCGGCACACGGCATCGCGGTCACGCTCGCACCGCGCGCGAGCGAGGGCGTCGTCCACGACGGTGTTCCGCTGGGTGTCTGGATGCCGGGACCCGATCCGTTGCAGCTTCCCGCGGGCCCCGCGCAAGCGACGATCTACGGCATCTTCGACGAAGCGACCGGATACGCGGCGGTGGGGCGCAATCTGGTCTTCGGGTTGGCCGCGCACGGGATGGCCGTCGCGGCAAAAGCGGTCTGGTGGCCCGAGGCGCGCAACGCCGGTCTGCCGCCGGGCGAACACGCGATGCTCGCGCACGCGGCCGCGCTTCCGGCCGACCGAGCCGGACCATCGGTGCTGCTGCGTCCCGCCGGCGATGCGAGCGGCAGCCCGTCGTTCAGCGAGTTCGCCGCCACCCGGCTGAGCGGGCTGACCTGCGCGTACACGATGTTCGAGTGCGACGACGTGCCGGGGCTGTGGGTGCGCACCCTGCGCGAGCTCGATCAGGTCTGGGTGCCGAGCACGTTCAACCTCGAGACGTTCGCGCAGGCCGGCGTCCCGGCGGAAAAGCTGCGCCTGATCCCGATCGGCATCGACACGCCGCTGTTCGCACCCGACGGTCCGCAGCTCGAGCTGCCGAACCGGCGTCGCACCGCGTTCCTCTCGGTCTTCGATTGGAACGAACGCAAGGGGCCCGACGTCCTGCTGCGCGCGTGGGCGCGCGCGTTCGGTCCCGACGACGACGTCGTGCTGTATCTGCGCACCGGGCGCAGCACCGTCGGCGCGCACGGCGGTCCGCTCGACGAGGTTCGCGGTCTGGGCCTGGACCCGGCGCGCATGGCGCCGGTCGAGATCATCACCGCGCCGTTGCCCGTCGACGCGTACGCGGCGCTGTTTCGCAGCGTCGATGCGTTCGTGCTCACCTCGCGGGGCGAGGCGTTCTGCATCCCGTTGCTCGAAGCGATGGCCAGCGGCTTGCCGGCGATCGGGACCGGCTACGGCGGCAGCGCCGACTTCCTCGACGAGGATACCGGCTATCCGATTCCGGCGCGGCTCGTCCCGGTCGCGCGCAGCCTGGCCGACCGTATCCCGTACTACGCCGGTCAGCGCTGGTCCGATCCATCGGTCGATGCGACCGCGCAGGCGATGCGCCGCATCGTCGACGATCCGCACGACGCGCAGGCCCGCGCGGCGGCCGGCTTCGCGCGCGCGCACGCCGCGTTCGATCGGCGCGCCACCGCCCGCTTCGCGCAGCGCGCGCTGCGCGAAGCGCCGCCGGCACGGACGGTGCGCACGGCCGGGCGGACGCTGCTCGCCGGTCCGGCTCTGGCCGACGCAAGCGCCGGGCGGGCAACGCGCGGGCTGTTCGCGGCGCTCGAAGCGACCGGCGCGATGCCCCGTCTGCTGACCGTGGGCGCACCGGGCGTCGAGCTGGACCCGGTGCAGGCGCGCCACCTGCGCCGCGGCGCGCGGTTGGCGCCGCATCCGAACGAGGCGCTCATCACCGTCGATCACGTGCGGCCGGGCGCGCGCGCCGTCTTCGTGAGCAGCGTGCCCGACGACGTGCGCGCGCTGGCCGGCGCGGAGCGGATCTGGACCGACGATCCGGCGGTGGCGCGCGCGCTGCACGCCGCCGGGATCCCACCGGCGCGCATCACGCACGTGCGGCTGCCCGTCGACGTGACCGCCTGGACGCCCGATGCGCACGGCGCGATCCCGCCGCAGCGGACGGTCTACGTCGCGCCGGAGCCCGATCGCATCGCGGCGCTGAGCGCGTTCGCCCGGCTCGTGCAGCCCGACGAGGACGTCGTCCTGTTCCTCGCTCCCGCCGCGGACCGGCCGCTCGTGCCCGCGCTGTTGGACGCCGAGCTGGACCGGGCGATGCGCGACGCCGGCGTCGCGCGCTGGAATCCGCGCGTCATGGCGCTGCCCTCGCCGCCTCACGCGCGCGAGAGCGTCGCGGCGCTGGCCGGCGCGACGCTCGCCATCGCCGCCGATCCGGCCTGGCGGGACCATGAGCTCGCCCGCGCGTGCGGCGTCCCCGTCCTCGGACTCGACGAGCTCGAGCGTGCGCGGCTGTTGCTCGCCGACGCCGGCGCGCGCGATCTCGCCGGCATCCAGACGCGGCGCGCCGCCGTCGCGCAGGCGCGCTCGGACGCCGCCGCGCTGCGGGCCGCCTTCGACGCGATCGCGCTGCTTGCGCCGGTCGAGCGCGCGGTACGCCCGATCCGCATCGCGGCCGTCTTCTCGCCGGAGGTCGCGGAGCCGGCGCGCGTGATGGCCGAGCTTTGCGCCCGGGCGATGCACGAGATCGTCGGCGTCGAGGGCGACTTGCGCGGGATCGACTACGTCGTGCGCGTCGAGCGCGCGGTCGAGACGGTCGACGGGTGGGACGAAGCACTGATCAACGCGTTGGAAGCACACGGCGTCAACGTCGCCGAGAGCTTCGATTGGGACGCGATCGCACCGAACTTCCCGGACACGAGCTTCGAGCAGCTACGCGAGAGCGCCTTGCTGGCGCGCAACTGCGAGGCCGGCGCCAGAGTGGCGCGGGCGTCGGGCGCGCTGCAGCTCGTGCGCGCGGTCGACGCGACCGCGGTCGGACCCGCCTGGCGCGCCGTGGCCGGCGCCGTTCGTCCGCTGGCCGCTCAGCGCGGCGGTTTGATCAGGAACGCCTGA
- a CDS encoding TylF/MycF/NovP-related O-methyltransferase, whose product MNDEKLNLTVNFPLPDGRTLVKGPLTYSADGLFTTHAVDWMREERFAKAYQLAMSSGHRFGADLHIEWRVYLPCWAAAVGIKLEGDFVECGVDTGMFARAICSYVGFERFPDRTLYLLDTYAGYPVEQLTEKERALGLGGYTHLYGDTYELVREHMRDYPNVKLIKGRIPESLADVPATKVACLLIDMNAAVPERAALEFFWDKLVPGAPVVLDDFAFAEHVEQRHVLGEFAASRGVDIFSMPTGQAFLIKPPR is encoded by the coding sequence ATGAACGACGAGAAGCTCAACCTGACGGTCAACTTTCCGCTGCCGGACGGCCGCACGCTGGTCAAAGGCCCGTTGACCTACAGCGCCGACGGGCTGTTCACCACGCACGCCGTCGACTGGATGCGCGAAGAGCGGTTCGCGAAGGCCTATCAGCTCGCGATGAGCAGCGGGCACCGGTTCGGCGCGGATCTGCACATCGAGTGGCGCGTCTACTTACCGTGCTGGGCGGCCGCCGTGGGCATCAAGCTCGAAGGTGATTTCGTCGAGTGCGGCGTCGACACCGGAATGTTCGCCCGCGCGATCTGTTCCTACGTCGGCTTCGAGCGCTTCCCCGATCGCACGCTCTACCTGCTCGACACCTACGCCGGGTATCCCGTCGAACAGCTCACGGAGAAGGAGCGCGCGCTGGGATTGGGCGGCTATACGCACCTCTACGGCGACACGTACGAACTGGTGCGCGAACACATGCGCGACTACCCGAACGTCAAGCTGATCAAGGGGCGCATCCCCGAATCGCTCGCCGACGTGCCCGCGACGAAGGTGGCTTGCCTGTTGATCGACATGAACGCGGCGGTGCCGGAGCGCGCGGCGCTGGAGTTCTTTTGGGACAAGCTCGTTCCCGGTGCGCCGGTGGTGCTCGACGATTTCGCCTTCGCCGAGCACGTCGAGCAGCGTCACGTGCTCGGCGAGTTCGCGGCGAGCCGCGGCGTCGATATCTTTTCGATGCCGACGGGTCAGGCGTTCCTGATCAAACCGCCGCGCTGA
- a CDS encoding glycosyltransferase family 4 protein gives MARPLLVLDGEVFSEISLARVNRELVLALLRRGEVDLALSAPLLGSYLQRATPEVERLVALTGIALDRPPDLTVRHRWPPEFARPEYGRYAHVQPYELGELPSAWIDGLRGADEIWCYGSFVRGMYERAGFAPERLITVPLGVDPAVFRPDGPLAALPTRGSFRFLYVGGAIWRKGADLAINAFLNAFGPGDDVSLIVKDVGGSSVYKDQTMKPSIEPLLGRADLPEIIYSDDVFDDVSLAALYRTADVLVLPYRGEGFGLTALEAMACGTPPLVSAGGATDDFVDGSVGVLLPAKRTPIEMSDMPATVEPPWTLEVDVTLLSRVMRLVVEERWRLPALGAAAARRARTAWTWERGAAVAAERTRLAAAIPR, from the coding sequence TTGGCACGCCCGCTGCTGGTCCTGGACGGCGAGGTCTTCTCCGAGATCTCGCTGGCGCGGGTCAACCGGGAACTGGTGCTGGCGCTCCTCCGCCGCGGCGAGGTGGACCTGGCGCTGTCGGCGCCGCTGCTCGGCAGTTACCTGCAGCGCGCGACGCCCGAGGTCGAACGGCTCGTCGCGCTGACCGGTATCGCGCTCGACCGGCCGCCCGACCTGACGGTGCGTCACCGCTGGCCGCCCGAGTTCGCGCGGCCCGAGTACGGGCGTTACGCGCACGTCCAGCCGTACGAGTTGGGCGAGCTGCCCAGCGCGTGGATCGACGGCTTGCGGGGCGCCGACGAGATCTGGTGCTATGGCAGCTTCGTGCGCGGGATGTACGAGCGTGCCGGCTTCGCGCCGGAGCGATTGATCACGGTTCCGCTCGGCGTCGATCCCGCGGTGTTCCGCCCCGACGGCCCGCTCGCCGCGCTGCCCACGCGCGGATCGTTCCGTTTCCTCTACGTCGGCGGCGCGATCTGGCGCAAAGGCGCGGACCTCGCGATCAACGCGTTCTTGAACGCGTTCGGCCCCGGCGACGACGTGAGCTTGATCGTCAAGGACGTCGGCGGCTCTTCCGTCTACAAGGATCAGACGATGAAGCCGTCGATCGAGCCGCTGCTGGGGCGCGCCGACTTGCCCGAGATCATCTACAGCGACGACGTCTTCGACGACGTTTCGCTCGCGGCGCTCTACCGTACCGCCGACGTCTTGGTGCTGCCGTACCGTGGCGAAGGCTTCGGGCTGACGGCGCTCGAGGCGATGGCCTGCGGAACGCCGCCGCTGGTCAGCGCCGGCGGCGCGACGGACGACTTCGTCGACGGCAGCGTGGGCGTACTGTTGCCCGCCAAGCGCACGCCGATCGAGATGAGCGACATGCCGGCGACGGTGGAACCGCCATGGACCCTCGAGGTCGACGTCACCTTGCTCAGCCGGGTGATGCGTCTGGTGGTCGAAGAGCGGTGGCGTCTGCCGGCGCTCGGCGCGGCGGCCGCGCGACGCGCGCGAACCGCGTGGACGTGGGAGCGCGGCGCCGCGGTTGCCGCCGAACGCACGCGGCTGGCCGCCGCCATCCCCCGCTGA